A window of Punica granatum isolate Tunisia-2019 chromosome 8, ASM765513v2, whole genome shotgun sequence genomic DNA:
TGTCTTGTCGATCGATGTTTTGATATATGAATAGTATGCCTAAGAAACGGGATGCACATGAATGGGGCGTCTGTTATAATATTTGAGGTTATCATAATCATCTGTTTTAAAAGTTTAATCTTGTTAGATATCATGTATGAATTTCTTActcattattaaaatttaaaaatgaggCCTAATGGAAAATAAGAGGAAGAAGTACCCGAGACTAACTACTATGATATAAAACACCTTAAAAGTCATTCGAGCAGGCGACCAGGAATGCTTCGAAGGCAATGGTCATTGAAAATGAAAGCTTCATCTGAACCTGATCGATCATTACTCTTTCTGAAGCTGTATTATAACACCAAGAAAATgagattattaaaaaattgatgcCCGTGCCTACTATTCTTGCCGGAATacctacccaaaaaaaaaaaatccccgtAGCGGTGACACACATCGATCATACTAGCACAGGATCTACAGTTCTATCTTTTACcacatttaataaaaatagtgCCTTCTATCGTGTGGTAACAGcagaactaatcggttcttgATTAATCAGTTGGAGTAATATCTTCTTGCTCTTGATCTTCAAGGTCCAAACTCGAGGCAGCCTTGTCATCGGTTATCAACAGCTTGCTCCTCCTAGGCCTCCTCTCCGACTTGGGAGCTTTTGTAGCCAAATTATCGCAGAAGGACCTCGCTGAAGCTGCTAGGTTTTCATTCCTGTGAGCTAATTCAAATTTCGAAGTCAATAACGCAAGAAATGCATTCATGATGAATACGAAAGAAGAAAAACCGAAAAAGAGAGCCTGCTCGACGCAACAGAAGGACGGGTATTGAATTATGATAATACACAAACGATAATGTGGTGAAGTCATATTCCCTCGTACTTTACTAATAAAGTACCATATGCGCGGAAAATGTTAGGTTCATTTCATTTGCTACAATCGCTTTTCATTTGGATTTTGTTTTTCGTTGAGACTGTTTGGGACATTTGGTCTTGGACACTGCTGCATTAAACAGAACATTCAAGGTTTTCTTCTGAGCGAAGTTTATTTCTCCGATCCAATTAAAAAGGTTTCCCAGAAACTGGTTTTCTTACTACTGCAGGACCGGGCAAGTATGTGAGAAATGAGAAAACCATTTTCCGCCGGCTTCTACATTTCGTCCTGAGCGTTTTTCAGGTAAACAACATAAAAAGGATACTGATACTCACTCGAGATGATCACGTCTTCCATTTTCACAGTCTTACGCCTCGCATGCCATGCGAATAACTGGAGGTCCTTTGCCAGGTGTTCTGCTTTCGTGCACCAGAAAACATGCTCCATCAATCAAGTGAACGCGCTTGCAGTCGGAAAACTTATATCTAGCACGCGTTATCAATTTAAAGTTCTTATTTGGCTCACGTATCATTCGACCCCGGTGATCGAGATGCCTAAGTACATATCGCTAACAAAGCATAGGAAAGATGGATAATGTAAGAAATTGCAAGAAGAAAAACTCGAACCTGCATATTTGAAGGCTAAATCGGCAATGCAAACTGATACATGTTCCTGTATATGGACGTCATTTCTCTTGGCTGCTTGAGGATATCAAAGGAGAAGTTCATCGGATTCGTCAAATGCACCACGGAGAAGAAATTCACGTAGTGTACTCGGAAAAAGAACAAACCACACGATCGTAAGTAATGAATGGAGCAGAATTGAACCTTCGACTTCGGCAATGGAGATCCCGGAGAGCCTGAATCGATCTCTCAGGAGGTTCACcacttcatcttcttcttccattgttGGATTATATGCCAACTCTCTATTTGTTTTGGTTAAAATTTCCTAATtacacattaaaaaaaagaaaaggagataaTTTTTCTCCCTGTATTAAGGATCTGCTCTTGATTTTCATGGGCGAGAAAAGCGCAAAGAACATGGGGCCATAACGTTTGATTTCTCTGTTGGCAGAGAATAGATTTAGTAGGATGGAATATGGGCCCACTACAAAAATTGGGCCCGATGGGCCGTAATGGGCTTAATTCGTCAGCAATTTTCCGTCCACTCAGTCGGTGGATGTAGAGACTTGTTCCCACATACAAATTCCTACTCTCCTTTTGCGGGACAATTATGCAATGCGATATGTCAACTTTTTATGACGTGAGTCGATTAAGAGACATGGAAGTTCTAGTGCAAACCTAGGACTCTCAACGTGTTCCATAAAAGATCACCCCAATGATCAAGTAAACCATAACCACGAAACCATAACCACGTCGTTCCGTCCGAGCAACAATCATATACTTCTTATTCCCTAGGTAAGTAAGCAAGATAAAAGATAGAAATGCGCGCTGGTCAATAGCGTATGAAGCTAAGGGCTTTTACGCGACGGCAATACGTCGTCAGCGGACGAGCAACCAAGGCTAGGCATGGCTCATGGCTTCTGGGTATCCCCGGAGCTGCCACGTGTACGCGACGTGGCAGCCCTGTAGTCCATCTAACGCCGATCCACGTGGCAACTCTCTGATTACTCAAGCACGGACCGCTCGCTCGCTCGCTCGCTCGCTCGGCCTCTCTTCCTCAGTCTCCCAGCGGCGGCGCTCATGCTGAGTATCGGTGGCTCTATCACTGAGGCAATTCACCGAACAGTTGCCATGCAGAGGTTTGGCATGGATTCGTGAACACGCAGCTCGCGCCACATTCGATCTCGTCCGATGAGGAATGTCTTCGGAAGCCTCAGGCGCCACCGCCGGTCTGCTGTGCTCTCCAAGAGTACTCCTCTCCTCCTTTCCCGACTCCCGCTCGGCAGCTGAGTTGATATTCTGATGCTTTGATCAATTCTAGAGCTTCCACTGCTAAAATGCAGCAAAGGCTTTGGACTTGTTGGTTTCCTTCTGTTCATCATTTCCCCGGCGATTTAGGATGAAATTTTGTTCGGAATTGTTGCTATTTCCATTGCACGACTACAGGAGAACAAAACCGTATTGCAGTTATTGTAGTTTCCATGTATTGCTCCATTTTTTTAGTAGTAACAGTGTGTGAAGAGACAACAAGAAGGTGCATGTCATAAATCCAGTAGTAATTCTTAAATTGGTTTTTTAATCCCTTTTTTTAACTAGCCTGATTCGAATTATTAGGTAGTGATATCATGTTAAGCTGTGGTGATAGCATAAAGTCGTGCTTCTTGGTCGCCTTTAAAGGATATTGGCAGATGTTTAtgattcgggttcgattttGCTGCTTTTAGGAGTTGGGAAATGTCCATTTGGTTTGTCATGCAATTATGTTTCTATTGGTATCAGGCCCTCGTCAGCTAGTTATGGAAGAGTTACATTGCTTACCTTTGGCTGGCATTTTGGTTTTGGTTGCAGTTTTGTGCCTTGGAAATAACATTGAAGGCACTGGGGTGAGCTATTTAGGGTTCTATGTGATGAAAGATATTCAAATGACTCAGAGGAAAAATAGTTGGTTGCCACCAGTCTTTTCACAACAATGTTTGTAAGTGGAAAACTTGCTTTTTGTGTAAGAGTTGTTAGGCATTGCATTAATGATAATTTGTCTCTGAGTTTGAGCTATTGTTTTCAAGAAGTAATGGGCTCGTGTGTTCTAGGTTCTCGACTGGCTACACCAGCATTCACGGTGAGAGGCCATCTGCAGAGTATGCTAAATTGAGGAAGGAATCACTAGAAAGTGAATTTGGACATGCTCTTGGAGATAGCTCCAAGGGATTATCAGTTGTCTATCACTTTGGTCCATTTTTAGCTTTCTATAGAGCGGCAATTATTTCATTCTATGTGTTGAAGTTGACCCTATGGCAGTTCTTTGTCCAAGATATGAACAGAAGAGCCATCAAGGTACTTCACATAGTTCACGAGTCACTGTGTctatatattgaaatttctGCATCTTGGTAGTGCTGCTACTTCTACCAATTGTTGGGTTTTCAAACATGAGTAAGTAACACCCCATGATCTATTGCAGTTTCGAGAAACACTTATATGTTTGGGGCCTTTCTATATCAAGGTAAGTAAAACTTCTGTTATTGTTCTGGCTTCTCGATAGAAGCTTCAGAGTAGTGTTTATCGGTAATGGTTTTATGGGAAGATAAAATTGTTTACTTTACAGCTTGGCCAAGCTCTGAGCACCAGACCTGATATATTGCCAACCATATATTGCCAGGAGCTTGCTAAATTACAGGTAAAGTAGCTCTATCTTCCATAACTTATGTTCTGAGATGCTCTTAGAGCTGTGCTGAAGTTCTTTCATACTTTTTTGAATCATTTTACAGCAGAAACTTTTCTGTTCTGCTAGGATCAAATACCCCCATTTCCAACTCCTGTCGCTATTAAATCTATTGAAACCCAGTTGGGTGTTCCCATTTCAAAGATGTTTGCTGACATAAGTCCAGAGCCAATTGCAGCAGCATCATTAGGCCAAGTGTATAAAGGTCAGAAACACTGGAGATATTTTTGTTCTGCAAAGGAAAAACTCTGCTTGGGTTTGTTCTGGAAAGTCCATACCAAGTTTTCTTTGTTACAACTGTTGCAGCTCACTTGCATTCTGGAGAGCTTGTAGCTGTTAAGGTACAGAGACCTGGGATGCCACTTGCATTAACCCTTGATGCCATGTTGTTTCATATGATGGGAGGCCAACTAAAGCGGTTTGCCAAGGCACGCAAGGACTTATTAGTGGCTGTAAATGAAGTGGTAATCCCGTCTCACTGGCCATTTAGTATGTCAACATTTTCAGAAAATATTCCCATATGGTTGTTGACTTATAATGTTAGGAATAAACAAAGTCGTATGAAGGATCAAAGTCTTAACCTGCATTACTTTTAATGGATGTTTGTTGCATTATTCAAAGTTCAGTTTGATAAGTGTTTATCACTAGATTATTGATGTATTTTCGAGGCTAGGCAAAGGCATCCTTGAGGGATTCTGTGGATTTGTAGGAAAACATGGTATGGGAGTTTGAAAGGTTTCTTCTCGAATGATTATTCTGGAAATTTCTGCTTAAAACATATATGACTATGCAGAGGACAGAGTCATATTTTCCTTTCGATAAATTCTGCTTCTAACCAAGTTTGCTACTTTGGGTATCCTCATAATGTGTAAAGAATTATAAGGAATGTGTTGGGTATAGTCCTCAAATATTCATCCAGAATGATTCAATTTCTACATACATGATTGCCTACCTTAGCCTGGACCTGCTTGTGATTGTATATCAGCATACAAGTGTCAGGAAAGGAGAACTAGTCGTGAAATGTGTTGTTTAATTAGTCGGACAGTCAGCATTCTCAGTACTGCGATGCTTACATGCTTAAGATTTGAATGCCAAATTTGTATTAGGTCTTGCATTCCTTAGTTGTTCATCTGTgtcttatttttttcatggACATGTTTGGTCTCTATTGACACAGGTAAGGCATATGTTTGCTGAAATTGATTATGTCATTGAAGGGAAAAATGCTGAACGCTTTGCTACTCTCTATGGCTCTTACCGATGTGAGTTATAATAACTCCCTTTATCATGTGACTGCATCCAAGTCATGCATCATGTATATAGGGGCAGCAGGGGATAGTGCTACTGCATTAAATATTTTGGATCTACCATCTCCATGCAGATTTTTCTGCCATTCCTGTCCAAAATACCTGAGCTAACCTTCAAATGTGGCAAGTAATCTGTGTCAATCGCCCTCAACTATAGACCCAGAGAGGCCGTTCGTCTCGATATTCACTTGCTGCAGAGTTCTTGAAGGCCACCACTTGTGTGCTTGCTTACAAGATTGACTGCTCCCATGGGTGATGTGGAAATCAATGGGGTCCTGGAGGactaaattttcttcattaaaataaataaataaattcagagCTGAATAACAAAGTTGATATTAAATGACTATCCGTACATGTAAATTGTAATATTTCTTGTATCGTTCTTTATAACTTAAGGAAAGACTCATTGGCGGTAAGGTTGCCTGAGATTTCAGTTTGGGTAGCTAGCTGAGAACTTTTTGGTTTTGGCCTGTGGTGTAAGCTGGAAAGCTGTTTCTGCAGAAATTTATTTCTATGGTTTATGATGAACTGGAAATTATTATAAGTTTCTTCCAATTTGTCAACAGCCAATGACCAGAGGATTCAGTCAGAAGCAACAGGAGGGAATACTGCCAAGTCCAAGAATCCAAACTCAGTCAAAGTTCCAAAAATATACTGGGACCTTACTCGTAAAGCAGTTCTTACAATGGAATGGATAGATGGAATTAAGCTCACTGATGAACTTAACCTGAGTAAGGCCTGTTTGGACAGAAGGAAACTCATTGATCAGGTATTGGTGCAAAATGCTTGGCTTATTGACAGGTCGGATAGTTATTGTGATGTGGATGAGATTAGTCTTTTCAAGGTGCTCGAGTGGAAACTGGAAAAGTGCAACTTATCATTTGTATTCCCACAGGGAGTATACTGCTCGTTGAGACAACTACTTGAGGTAGGATTTTTTCATGCTGATCCACACCCTGGGAATCTTGTTGCTACTCGTGATGGATCTCTTGCCTATTTTGACTTTGGCATGATGGGAGACATACCTCGTCATTATCGTGTTGGACTTATTCAAGTGGTAAGCACCTTTGATGTTAAAAATTGTGCTGTAAGCTCTATTACTCTTGGTGTTGGatcatttgaattttttttttccccttagaGTTTATACTCTGACATTTCAGCAGTTTTTCTGTTAAGATTGTCAACTTTGTAAAATATGGACGTGCTATAATTGACatattattttgttatgtagtcCCCAGACCTCAGTCTCATGTTGGGACATTCCCTTTTCATTTCAGTAATAGCTATTTTTCAATTCATGCGCTTGGTTTTGTACTTTATTTGGGACACTTTATATTTGATGAACATACTTGCTGCTGAGATACTTCATCCTGAAGTGTGATAATATGCCAGTTTTGTCTGCAGTTTGACTGGGATTCTGAACCGCTTGAtcagtttttctttctttcagcTCGTGCACTTCGTTAATCGTGACTCTTTGGGCCTAGCAAATGACTTTCTCTCTTTGGGATTTATTCCTGAAGGGGTTGATGTTCGAGCAGTTTCAGATGCATTACGGGCATCTTTTGTTGGGACTAGACAATCTAATGATTTCCAGGTTTGTAATGAGATTCACAGGAACTTGGCTCCTGTGATTTCCTGAACCTTTTTCTTATGCTGTATACTTTTGTCAATTCCATCAGAATTACCAAATGGAGACATTTTTTAATATCTGATTTACTTCCTCACACACACAAAAAACAAAGGTATACGTGTTAGCTGCAAATGTGCAATTGCCAAAATGAGAGGGGTTTTATAAGCGCTTAACTACAATTTGTAGCTTTTAGCTGAAACTTAGAAAGGCCACAAGATAATATAATACGTCATCAAGAAAGTAATAGAAAAATACATGGCATCTTTTACCTGGATCTTTCCAACCAAAATAAGCTAGAATGTattacttctttttctttggtcAGTTAGCATGATTTTCTGGGTGAATCCTGTAACTGGGGTTATTCTCCAACTATCACATTCTCGCAGCAGCATGCTTCTATATGGTTCTAGCTGTCAGTTCTTTTAGAATTCATGTATGCAAGATCTGACCAGAAGCACTGGGTTCTTTGAGGTTTTGTGTTTTCCCCATCTTAAACGGAAGTTTAGTGGTAACAATCtctattctgcttttgttgctTTGAATTTCAGGGAGTAATGCACCAGCTATATGATGTTATGTACGAGTTCAATTTTTCACTGCCACCTGATTATGCTCTTGTAATAAGGGCACTTGGATCATTGGAAGGCACAGCAAAAGTTCTCGATCCCGACTTCAAAGTCATTGAGACGGCATATCCTTTTGTCATAGGGAGACTTCTTGCAGACCCGAATCCTGACATGAGAAAAATTTTGCTGGAACTTCTCATTCGTAATGATGGGTCTATTCGATGGAATCGGTTAGAACGTCTGGTGGGTTGTTcctcctttttcttccttctagATAACTTATATTCTTATTTGATTGTAGAAAacctggaaaaaaatatttcagttCAATTTCCTCTTCATGATAAAGCAAAAATGAATATTAAATGAAAAGAATGTGATGATTTGACTTCCTGACATATTTTAGccatcccacatgtttttctGTTTATGGTGGGAAGAAAATTGGAAACATGTCTCCTTCTCTAGCATCTAATGAAGCCATATTGTCCAACTACTATACTTCTGGAGGACCCTAAATTGCTTATCATTTCTGTTTATTGGagagtctctctctctctctctctggctTGAAAGGATGATTTGTTGGAGTGTTTTTTCTCAGCTGACTTTTgctttttataataatataagagCGCGACATCATATTTGATCATTAAGCTCATATCTAATTAGGCCGTTGACAATGGCTATGCATGCTTGAATTACAATACAGTCTCTAATATTAATTTCATCTCATGCTTCTCTTCAGGTGGCTGCGATATCTGATCAGGCATCTGAATCGGCAGAACCTTCTAACGATGAAGAAGATTCTTCAAATTCTATGGGCTGGAAATCATTTGACATGCGTGCTGTTGTTGCTGCTACTGAAGATCTTTTACAGTTCATCTTGTCTGAAAAGGGTTCAAGGGTCCGGATATTTCTTCTTCGGGATATAATCAAAGCAGCCGATGCTTTTCTACAGGACGAAGTACTTGGTTGCATATTGAATGAGAACGTTGAAGCCACTGAAAAATCACATTCTGAGGTCAGTTTCATGCATTTACTTGATTTTGTGGCAGTTGAACCATAGTTGGTAATTGAGGTTTCAGGAAGATTACACGGTTAAGTCAGTTGGATCTTGACTTGATATATCTTCTGGAGAGGTTGGTAGTTCCACGATTAGATTACAACAACAGGATAATTGATCAAAGTCGGTAATGTTGCAATAGTTGTGGCCAATCAACGGCAGTTCCTGTCATTAACAGCATGCTAAGACCCACACACTCCTCTAGG
This region includes:
- the LOC116188973 gene encoding protein MHF1 homolog; its protein translation is MEEEDEVVNLLRDRFRLSGISIAEVEAKRNDVHIQEHVSVCIADLAFKYAEHLAKDLQLFAWHARRKTVKMEDVIISTHRNENLAASARSFCDNLATKAPKSERRPRRSKLLITDDKAASSLDLEDQEQEDITPTD
- the LOC116188179 gene encoding uncharacterized protein LOC116188179, yielding MRNVFGSLRRHRRSAVLSKILCLGNNIEGTGVSYLGFYVMKDIQMTQRKNSWLPPVFSQQCLFSTGYTSIHGERPSAEYAKLRKESLESEFGHALGDSSKGLSVVYHFGPFLAFYRAAIISFYVLKLTLWQFFVQDMNRRAIKFRETLICLGPFYIKLGQALSTRPDILPTIYCQELAKLQDQIPPFPTPVAIKSIETQLGVPISKMFADISPEPIAAASLGQVYKAHLHSGELVAVKVQRPGMPLALTLDAMLFHMMGGQLKRFAKARKDLLVAVNEVVRHMFAEIDYVIEGKNAERFATLYGSYRSNDQRIQSEATGGNTAKSKNPNSVKVPKIYWDLTRKAVLTMEWIDGIKLTDELNLSKACLDRRKLIDQGVYCSLRQLLEVGFFHADPHPGNLVATRDGSLAYFDFGMMGDIPRHYRVGLIQVLVHFVNRDSLGLANDFLSLGFIPEGVDVRAVSDALRASFVGTRQSNDFQGVMHQLYDVMYEFNFSLPPDYALVIRALGSLEGTAKVLDPDFKVIETAYPFVIGRLLADPNPDMRKILLELLIRNDGSIRWNRLERLVAAISDQASESAEPSNDEEDSSNSMGWKSFDMRAVVAATEDLLQFILSEKGSRVRIFLLRDIIKAADAFLQDEVLGCILNENVEATEKSHSEDHAMLTRVVKGFKSLYQAVKMAPELWSAMLIRMVVKPDFQGFMMDIVSTLLFHSSIKLPETSWVCISRILHKVVDDSGEL